A region from the Rhinoderma darwinii isolate aRhiDar2 chromosome 2, aRhiDar2.hap1, whole genome shotgun sequence genome encodes:
- the LOC142741842 gene encoding olfactory receptor class A-like protein 1 codes for MDPRVLLKASGFLFLIAVGVPGNVFILVQFICLKIVERKLLTANIMLVVLALANLFVLFSRVLPQSLEAIGLNNLLNDTECMLIIYTYRVSRAMCIAITSLLSCHQCILIAPNSGAWSFLKQKVSHNMSIIIFTVWLIILIMYHYSMSIARAKGNFTTSPFTLHVVFCNIDFLNYFSYILNGAFMASRDFIFVGLMTLASGYIVFLLLTHERTIRSIRSSDRRKNKSVEYKASRAVILLVTLYVVLFGLDNSMWTYTLTMSNVSPDMNDARIMLACSYSALSPLVIIGTNQKLQQRVHCRYKNRAILWTSQNS; via the coding sequence ATGGATCCCCGTGTGCTCCTTAAAGCTTCTGGCTTTCTCTTCTTGATAGCAGTGGGAGTTCCAGGGAATGTCTTCATCTTGGTTCAATTTATTTGCCTGAAGATCGTAGAAAGAAAGCTTCTCACAGCTAACATCATGCTGGTGGTCTTAGCTCTAGCAAATCTTTTTGTCCTCTTTTCTCGGGTTTTACCTCAGTCTTTGGAGGCAATTGGACTGAATAATTTACTCAATGATACAGAATGCATGCTTATAATTTACACTTACAGAGTAAGTAGAGCAATGTGTATTGCTATTACCAGTTTGCTTAGCTGCCACCAATGCATCCTTATTGCCCCAAATTCTGGAGCGTGGTCTTTCCTGAAACAAAAAGTTTCACACAACATGTCTATTATCATTTTCACTGTATGGCTTATTATTCTCATAATGTACCATTATAGCATGTCTATAGCACGTGCCAAAGGAAATTTCACAACGTCTCCATTCACACTGCATGTGGTTTTCTGCAatatagattttttaaattatttttcatatattctCAATGGAGCTTTTATGGCCTCAAGAGATTTCATATTTGTGGGGCTAATGACACTGGCGAGTGGCTACATAGTATTCTTATTGTTAACTCATGAAAGGACAATAAGAAGCATTAGGAGCTCAGACAGAAGGAAAAATAAATCAGTGGAATATAAAGCCTCAAGAGCAGTCATCTTACTAGTCACATTATATGTGGTGCTTTTTGGACTAGATAACTCCATGTGGACTTACACCCTGACCATGTCTAATGTAAGTCCTGACATGAACGATGCCAGGATAATGCTTGCTTGTTCTTATTCTGCCCTCAGTCCCTTAGTCATTATTGGTACCAACCAAAAGCTGCAGCAGAGGGTACATTGTAGGTACAAAAATAGAGCAATACTTTGGACATCACAAAACAGCTGA
- the LOC142741843 gene encoding olfactory receptor class A-like protein 1, with translation MELELQLIFKAIGFFSLIAIGIPSNVIILTVFTHVRITEKKLLPSNIILTMLAMVNLLVIFSKGFPQAIHSIGIRNILNDFECKVISFTYRICRGMTICVTCFLSCNQCIILAPPTKAWLYLKQKVPTNIASIIIFLWCINAAIYPSCFLHVRAKANYTTSKYTLHLEFCNHDFMTFASYVANGIAIALRDFFFVGTMTLASCYIVFMLYRHGKRVQGIRSSDKNNGKTVEYKASRAVVLLVTIYVTLFGIDCCIWIYTVTVSRVSPVISDARVFFGTLYTALSPIVIIKTNKKIKTVLLCSTKKRLLQSTDLSITESSE, from the coding sequence ATGGAATTGGAACTACAACTAATTTTCAAAGCAATTGGCTTCTTCTCCTTAATTGCCATTGGAATTCCCAGCAATGTGATCATTCTGACCGTTTTTACTCACGTTAGAATTACAGAAAAGAAATTGTTGCCTTCGAATATTATTCTCACCATGCTGGCAATGGTGAACTTGCTTGTAATATTTTCAAAAGGCTTTCCCCAGGCTATTCACTCTATAGGTATCAGGAATATTTTAAATGACTTTGAGTGCAAAGTAATTTCTTTTACATATCGAATCTGTAGGGGGATGACAATTTGTGTTACTTGCTTTTTAAGCTGCAATCAGTGTATCATATTGGCTCCTCCTACAAAGGCTTGGCTTTATTTAAAACAAAAGGTTCCAACTAATATAGCATCGATTATAATATTTTTGTGGTGTATTAATGCTGCGATTTACCCGTCCTGTTTTTTACATGTTCGTGCTAAAGCAAATTACACCACTTCTAAATACACTCTTCATCTGGAATTCTGCAATCATGATTTCATGACATTTGCCTCATATGTTGCTAATGGCATAGCTATTGCACTTCGTGATTTCTTTTTTGTAGGTACTATGACTTTAGCTAGCTGTTACATTGTGTTCATGCTTTACCGACATGGGAAAAGAGTTCAAGGGATAAGAAGttcagacaaaaacaatggcaaaactgTTGAATACAAGGCCTCTCGTGCGGTAGTGCTATTGGTCACAATTTATGTCACACTTTTTGGAATAGACTGTTGTATTTGGATTTATACCGTAACAGTGTCAAGAGTTTCTCCAGTTATTTCAGATGCTCgagtattttttggtacattatatactgctCTCAGTCCAATTGTTATTATAAAAACGAACAAAAAGATAAAAACCGTCCTGCTGTGCAGTACGAAGAAAAGGCTTTTACAGTCTACAGATTTAAGCATAACTGAATCTTCAGAGTAA